The genome window GCAGCACGCTCCTCAAGATCGGCACGATGCAGCTCCTGCTCGGCATGCTGGAGCAGGGACGCGTACGGACCGACCTCGTCCTCGAGGATCCGGTCGCGGCAACGGTGCGCTGGAGCCACGATCCGACGCTCGTCGCCCGCGCCCGTCTCCTGGACGGACGCCGGCTGACGGCGGCCGAGCTGCAGCTCGCGTTCCTCGACGCCGCCGAGCAGGCCGCCGCGGCGGGCGACTACGAGGGCGTCGTGCCGCGCGCCGCCGAGATCCTCGCGCTCTGGCGCGATACGCTGGAGCGCCTGCGCGCCGGCGACGTCGCGAGCCTCGCGCCGCGCCTCGACTGGGTGCTGAAGCGCGAGCTCCTCACGGGCGCGATGGCGCGCCGGCCCGGCCTCGGCTGGACGGACCCCGGCGTGAAGCACCTCGACCACCTCTACGCGAGCCTCGATCCCGCCGACGGCCTGTACCTGGCGTGCGAGCGCGGCGGCGCGGTCGAGCGGTTCGCCGACGAAGCGGCGATCGCCCGCTTCGTGCGCCAGCCGCCGCCCGACACGCGCGCGTTCGGACGCGCGCTCCTGCAGCGGCTCGGCGGCCGCGCGGTCGCCGACGTCGACTGGGACCGGATCGCGATCGTGCGTGCGGGCCCCGACGGCGTTCCGGTCACGCGAACCGTCCACCTCGACGACCCGCTCGGCTTCACGCGCCACGCGCTCGGCCTGATGCACGCCGAGCTCGGCTTCGCCCGCGACGCGCGCAGCTTCCCACGCACCGCGCTGCGGCCGCCGAGCGCCGGCGCGGACTCCCTGGACGAGCTGCTGGACGCGCTCGACGCCACGACGTCGGCGTGGCCGGACGCGTCGTCCCCCCTGCCACCCGAGGCGTCGGCGACCGGCGCCTCCGAGCCCGCCGGTGCAACCGGCGCCCGAGGAGACTCCCATGAGCACGCGTGAACGCGACCGCCACGACCGCGAAACCCCACCCGCCGCCGCACCGCCGACGCCCGACGCCGAGATCCGCCGCACGGCGGAGCGCCTCTTCGACGAGGCGGAGCACGCGATCGCGCGCGCCCTCTCCGGCGACAGCGCCGCCTTCCTGATGGCGTCGCGCCAGGCCAGTGCCGAGTGAGCGAGGCGGCGCGCATCCTCGGCGTCGAGACCGAGTACGCCGTCGTCGGGGGCGGCGACGACATGGAGCACCTGGCGATCGTCGAGGGGCTCATGCGGCACGCGCGCCGCCGGCTCGCGCACCTTCCCGACGAGCTCGGCCGCGGGATCTTCCTCGCCTCGGGCGGACGGTTCTACCTCGACTGCGGCGCCCATCCCGAGATGACGACGCCGGAGTGCGGCGACCCCTGGTCGCTCGTCGGCGAGGTCCGCGCCGGCGAGCGCACGATGCTCGAGCTCGCCGGCGAGTGGAGCACGCGCCTCCGGGGCGGCCGCGTACTCGTGCTGCGCACCAACGTCGACCTCTCCGGCTCGCAGGCGACCTGGGGGACGCACGAGAACTACGGGCACCGCGCGGCCACGAACCTCGCGCCCGCGATCGTGCCGCACCTCGTTTCGCGCGTCGTGTTCACCGGCGCCGGCGGCTTCGACAACCTCTCGCACGGCATCGACTTCACGCTCTCGCCGCGGACGCCGCACCTCGTGCAGGAGGTCTCGGACGACTCGACCGGGCGGCGCGGGATCTTCCACGACAAGCAGGAGCACCTGGCGCGCACGCACCGCCGGCTGCACCTCCTCTGCGGCGAGAGCCTGTGCTCGGATCTGGCGCTCTGGCTCCGCACCGGCACGACCGCGCTCGTCGTGGCGCTCGCCGAGGGCGGCGTGCAGCCGGGCGCGGCCGTCACCCTGCGCAATCCCGTGGCCGCGATGCGCTACTTCGCGCGCGACCCGACCTGCCGCGCGACCGCGCCCGCGGCGCACGGCGGCTCGCTCACCGCGCTCGACGTCCAGCGCCATTACCTCGCGCTCGCGGAGGCGCACGCCGGCGCGCCCTTCATGCCGCCGTGGACCGAGGCCGTCTGCCGCGCATGGCGCAACGTGCTCGATCGGCTCGCGCACGGCCCCGACGCGGTCGCGACGCGCCTCGACTGGGCCGTCAAGCTCGCGCTCTTCCGCGCCCACGCCCGGCGGCGCGGCGTCGCGTGGGAGACGCTCGCCGCGTGGAGCCCGATCGTCGCGCAGCTCGGCACGGCGCTCGCCCGCGCGGATCGGCGGGAGCCGCTCACCTCGCGGCTCGTGCTCGGGCCGGAGAGCCCGATCGCGGCCGAGGTCGCGCGCCTCGGGCCGATCGTGACCGGCATGGGCCTGAGCTGGAAGGAGATCGAGGCGGTGCTGGCGCTCCGGCTCGAGCTCTTCGAGCTCGATGCCCGCTTCGGCCAGCTCGGCGAAGGCGGGATCTTTGCGCAGCTCGACACGGCCGGCACGCTCGACCACCGCGTCGAGCCGGCGCCCGGCGCGCCGCCGATCCCGCGCGCTGCGCTCCGCGCCGCGCTCGTCCGTGAGCTCGCCGGCAACGGCACACGCTACTCCTGCACGTGGTCCGGGATCTGGGACTCGGACACCGACAGGTACGTCGACCTCGACGATCCCTTCGAGGTGCGGAACGAGTGGATCGGCTGGCGCCCGAACGGCCCCGGCGTGCCGCCCGAGCGCTTCCTCCGCGGCCGGGAGCGGCGCGCCGCCGACCCGATCGCGCTCAGCATCCGGGCGCTCGAGCTCCGCAAGCGCCACCAGCTGCCGCAGGCGGAGCGCGCGCTCCGTCGCGCGATCGCGCTCGAGGACGAGCAGGTGCCCGCCGACTCCCCGAAGCGCCCGCACCGGCGAAACAACCTGGCACTCGTGCTCCTGCGCGCCGAGAAGCTCGACGAGGCGCGCGCCGCGAACGCGGAAGCCTGGCGTCTCAAGACGCCGCCCCACGACGTCACCAGCGGTCGCATCCTCTTCACGCGGGTCGCGCTCCTCCTGCTCGCGGGCGAGCGCGCGGTCCGCCTCCATCTCGGACAGCTGAAGACGCTCCTCGCCCCAGGCACACTCGCGTGCCTCGGCGACGTGACGACCATCTGGGACGTCCCCGACGTGCTCGCGTTCCTCGCGGAGCGCCTGGCGTCCGACGAAGCCGCCCTCCTCGCCGCGATCGCGGAGACGCTGAACGCGCCCGCGGAGGTCGCCGCCCTCGATGCGCACGCGCGCTGGGCCGCGGCCGACGCAACGCCCCTCACCGCGCCGTGGCCGAGCCCGTAGCCGGATGGGATCCCGACGCCCCGCGGCGGTTGACCCGCCGCGGCGCCGAGCGTACGACGGCGGCGATGTCCGTCGTCGCGCTCGCCGGCATGAACCACCTGTCGTTCCCGGTCCGCGATCTCGAGCGCTCGGTCCGCTTCTACCGCGACGTGCTCGGGCTCGCGCCGATCCCGCGTCCCGATCTACCGATCCCGGGCGCGTGGCTCGGCGGCAACGGCATCCAGGTACACCTGATCGTGCCCCCCGAGGGGGTGCCGCTCGGCGCGCCGCCGCCGTCGCTGAATCCGCTCGGCGGGCACGTCGCCTTCTCCATCGACGACTACGACGCGGCGGCGGCGGCGCTGCGCGCCGCCGGCATCGAGACGCTCGCAGCGGGGAGCGAGGTCGGCCAGCTCTGGATCCGCGATCCGGACGGTCACCTCATCGAGCTCATCCGCGGCGACGTGCGCCGCTGAGAATCGCCATGGAGCTGCCGCGCCTCCTCGACGTCGCGACGTCGATGTTCTCGAGCGTGAGCCGGCTCGGAGCCGGCGTGCAGGCGCGCCGGCCCGCGCGCCGACCGGCGCAGCCGCTCGAGCTCTACGAGTTCGAAGGCTGTCCCTACTGCCGGAAGGTGCGCGACGCCTTGACCGAGCTCGATCTCGGGGCGGTGATCTACCCGTGTCCCCCCGGCGGCGCGGTCCATCGGCAGCGGGCGATCGCGCTTGGCGGGAAGGCGCGGTTCCCGTTCCTGGTGGATCCGAACAACGGCAAGCGCCTGTACGAGTCGGACGACATCGTCGCGTATCTCTTCGCGACGTACGGCGGGCGCGAACCCGGCATCCTCCTGCGCGGCCCGCTCGCCACCGCGAGCTCGAAGCTGGCGTCGGCGTTCCGGCCGATCTTCGGCACGAAGGCGCGGCCGTCGCACCAGCCGGCCCACCCGCTCGAGCTCTGGAGCTTCGAGGCGAGCCCGTTCTGCCGGATCGCGCGCGAGACGCTCTCGGAGCTCGAGCTGCCGTACGTGCTGCACAACGTCGGCAAGGACGGCGAAGCCCGGCCGGAGTTCGTCGCGCGCTCGGGCAAGATGATGGTGCCCTACCTCGTCGACCCGAACACGGGCCGCGCGATGTTCGAGTCGGCGGAGATCCGGCGCTACCTGAACGAGACCTACGGCGCGTGAGACGCGGGCCGGCCGCGTCTCCCGAAGGAGTCCGGTGCGCGGACGCGACCCGACTTTCCAGGATGCCCGCCCGGCGCTAAGAGCCGGGGTCGGGAGGGGCGGAACGATGCGATCGCGATGGCTCGTGGCGGTAGTCGTCGTGCTGGCGGTGGCGGCGGTCTCGGAAGCGAAGACGCCGCCGGTACAACGCAAAACGGTGCCGGCCGCGGCGCCGGCGCCCGCCTCGCCGACCAGCGGCTTCCATCCGGAAGCCCCCTACACCGCGGCGCTCTTGCTCGACCGCGACTCCGGGCAGGTGCTCTTCGCGAAAAACGAGCACCTGCGCTGGCCGCCCGCGTCGATGACCAAGATGATGACCGTGCTGCTCGCGCTCGAGCAGGTGCGCGCGCACGCGCTCCGGCTCGACGATCCGATCATCGCGTCGGCCTGGGCCAGCAAGATCGGGGGCTCGCAGGTGTATCTCGCGGAGGGCGAGCAGTTCACGCTCGGCGACCTCCTCGGCTCCATCATGATCGCCTCGGCGAACGACGCCTCGGTGGCGGTCTCCGAGCGCATCGCCGGCTCGACCGACGCCTTCGTCGCCATGATGAACGAGCGCGCGAAGGAGCTCGGCATGGCCGACACCGAGTTCCACAGCGTCCACGGTCTACCGCCCGGCAAGGGCCAGCTGCCCGACCTCATGAGCGCCGCCGACCTCGCGATCCTCGGGCGTGCGCTCGCCGCCTACCCCGAAGCCATGGAGTGGGCGAAGACCTCCGAGGCACCGTTCCGCGGCGGCGCGCTCCAGATGCGCAACACCAACCACCTCGTCCGCACCTACCCCGGCGCCGACGGGCTCAAGACCGGCTTCTACGACGCCGCCGGCTTCGAGGTGACGGCGACCGCGACGCGCGACGACCTGCGCCTCATGGCGGTCGTGCTCGGCGTGCCGACCAAGAAGGGATGCTTCGACGAGGCGGCGAAGCTGCTCACGAGCGGCTTCAACGGGTGGAAGGCGATCGTCGCGGCGAAGAGCGGCGCGACCGTGGGCGGCCCGATCACGGTGACGCGCGGCAAGATCCCGCAGGTCACCGGGGTCGCGTCCGGCGACCTCCGCCTCGTGCTGCCGCGGAGCGAGGCGCAGGGCGCGAAGGTCGAGGTGAAGGTTCCCGCCGAGATCGCGGCGCCGGTGAAGAAGGGACAGGTGGTCGGCGAGGTCGTGGTCACGCGCGCGGGCCGGCAGCTCGGCCGGGTCGACGTGGTGGCGTCGAGCGACGTCGAGAGCACGTCCTGGCTCTCGGGCTGGTACTGACGTCCTGCCGAGCGTCCCGCCCGCGTGACGCTACAACAACGCGTCGACGCTCTCCGGCGGCCGGCCGAGCACTGCGCGCTTTCCGTCCTTGATGACGATCGGCCGCTCGATGAGGACCGGGTGCGCCGCCATCGCGGCGACGAGCTTCTTCGGATCGGCGACCTTGGCGAGCCCGAGCTCGGCGTAGATCGGCTCCTTGGTCCGCATGAGCGCGCGCGGGTCGTCGAAGCCGAGAAGCCGCAGGATCTCGTCGAGGCGCCGCGCGGTCGGCGGATCCTTCAAGTACTCGACGATGGTCGGGGTCACGCCGGCGTCGGTGAGCCGCGCGAGCGTCTCACGCGACTTCGTACAACGGGGGTTGTGGAGGATCTCGTAGCGGGCCATCCCGGACCTCTACATCAGATCGGTCGAGCGCGGACAGTTCTTTCCACCTCAACCGATCAACCGTTGGTCGAGCAGAAACGGGACCGGGCGACCGAAGCGGAGGCGGCGCCAGGTCGGGCAGTATAAGGCGATCATGTGAAAGCCGGCAAGCCGGTTGCGCGCGTCGGCGAGCAGGTAGCCGAGATCGGCGCACTCTGCGATATACCCGCCGCATGAACCGTACGACCGAGATCGGAGACCGCGACGCCACCGGCCAGGCGGAAGCCGTCCGCCGCCGCGAGGTATCGCCGCGCGAGCTCGTCGACGAAGCGATTCGTCGCATCGAGCGCCTGAACCCGCGCCTGAACGCCGTGATCCACGAGCACTTCGCGCGCGCCCGCACGGAAGCCGACGGCCCCCTCCCCGACGGCCCGTTTCGCGGCGTGCCCTTCCTCTTGAAGGATCTCGGGGGCGGCACGCGCGCCGGCGACCCGATCCACTGGGGCACGCGCTTCCTGAAGGACGCCGGATACCGGGCGCCCGTGACCTCCTACCTGGTCGAGAAGTTCATGAAGGCCGGACTCGTCATCGTCGGCCGCACCAACGTCCCGGAGCTCGGGGCCTGGACGACGACGGAGCCCGAGGCGTACGGGCCGACGCGCAATCCGTGGAATCCGGAGCACTCGAGCGGGGGGTCGAGCGGCGGTGCGGCAGCGGCGGTCGCCTCCCGCATGGTCGCCGCGGCGCACGCGAGCGACGGCGGCGGGTCGATCCGCATCCCCGCGAGCGAGTGCGGACTCGTCGGGCTGAAGCCGTCGCGCGGCCGGATCTCGATGGGGCCGGCGATCGGCGAGATGTGGGCCGGGATGGCGTTCGAGCTGGCGGTGACGCGCTCGATCCGCGACGCGGCGGGGCTCCTCGACGCGGTGGCCGGGGCCATGCCGGGGGATCCGTACGTCGCCGAGCTGCCCCTCCGTCCCTACGCGCAGGAGGTGGGCGCACCGACCGGCACGCTCCGCGTCGGGCTCATGCCCGCGATCGCGACCGCGCCCGTCCACGCCGACTGCGCCGCGGCCGTCGAGCGGGCGGGCCGGCTCCTCGCCGACTTCGGCCACCACGTCGAAGTCGCGCACCCGCAGGCGCTCGAGGATCCGGCCGTCAACGGCGCCGTCATCCGAGTCATCGCGACCTCGCAAGCGCACGCCATCGACCACTTCGGGGCGCTGCTCGGCCGCCCGCTCGGAGCGGCCGACATGGACTGCGACAACTGGGCGATCACCGAAATGGGCAGGAAGGTGAGCGGACCGCAGTACCTCGCCGCGCTCGCGGTGCTGCACGAGTGGAACCGTCGCATGGCGAGCTTCTGGTCCGGCGGCTTCGACCTTCTGGTGACGCCGACGATCCCGGTGCCGCCGCCTCGGCTCGGCGAGCAGACTCCCGATCCGTCGGCGCCGCTCAGCGCCTGGGCCAGGGCCGGCGTGATGGTGGCGTTCACGGCGCCCTTCAACGTGACCGGTCAGCCCGCGATGTCGCTGCCGCTCCATTGGAGCGACGCCGGACTGCCGATCGGCGTGCAATTCGTCGCCGGCTTCGGACGCGAGGACGTGCTGATCCGCGTCGGCGCGCAGCTCGAGGCGGCGGCGTGCTGGGCCGAGCGCCGGCCGCCGATCTCGGCCTGAGCGGGCGCGCGCGCGTCACCTCGAAGGCCGTCGCGAGCCGGCGGGCGATCACCACTTCGCGTAGTGGTCCTCGCAGAAGCCGAGCATGTTCGCGATCGCCACGCGGTCGCCGGCCGCCGTCACGAGCGTCCCCGTGAAGCGTCCGAAGAGCTGGTGGAAGTTGGTCGCGAGCACGAGCGCGTTCACACGCTCGACGTGCATCCCTTCGGGCGCGAACGCCAGATCGACGCGGCCGTCCGCCGAGCCGAGGCGCCACGGCCGCATGAGGTCGCGCGGGTCGTAGTCGAACGCCACCGTGTCGATCTTGTGGAGGCGCCCGTCGAGCCAGAAGCAGTTCTCGGTGGCGCTCGTCTCGTTGACGCCGCACGAGACGTTCAAGCCGGCGATGCGGCCGTCGGCCGTGCGGCCGGCGAGACAGCCCCAATTCCAGAACGTCTCCGGACGCATGAAGCCCGCGCTCCAGTCGTGGTGGCCGTAGACGTCGATCGCCCCGAGATCCCAGGTCGCGTCGGCGGTGCGGAGCGTGCCGCGCATACCGAGACCGGCCGTCTTCCGCGCGTAGACCCAGCCGGTCGGGCCGGCGCGGGTGCAGATGCGCATCGGCTCCATCGGCGGCGTCTCCTCGCTGAACGTCGCGTCGATCGTGATCGGGCCGCCGGCGACCTCGAGGCGGCGGGCGCGCGGCGAGGCGTCGGCGTGCATGGCGATGCGCGTGCCGCCGGCCTCGAACGACATGGTGCCGACCTCGGGCGTCGCCACAGCGCGGAGCCCCAGGCCGAACGGCCGCTTCACGCCGTGCTCGACCCGCCGCCGCGTCGTCGGATCCCAGCAGTAGACGAACGCCGTGCCGAACCAGCGCGTGTCGATGATCGCGCAGCCGAAGACCAGCTTCTCGGACAAGCCCCCGAGGAACTGGAACTGATGGAACCCGAAGTGACGCGCCAGCCGGCCGCGCGACTTCCCGAAGGGATCGCGCAGAACGAAGTCGCGGTGGTTCACCTCGTCGATCGGCTCGGAGAAGACGCCGAGCCGCACGCGGCCGTCGGGCGCGACGAGACGCGCCGCCATCGATCAGTCGAGCGGACCGAGCTGCGGCACGTCGGCCTTGGCGTAGGTGTGCTTTTCCTTCACCAGGGGCCCCTCGAAGTGCAAGAGGTCGAGGCCGCGCCAACCGCGTTTCAAGCCGTCGCGCTCGAGCGTGCAGACCCAGCGGATCATCGCCTTCCCGGCGGGCGCGTCGACGAAGCAATCCTCGGTGAGGAAGCGCATCGTGCCGTAGTCGCCGCGGAACTGCGGCACGAAGGCCTCGCGGATCGCCGCCTTACCGACCGCGCGCACGCCGTTGAGCTGGTCGTAGACGGCGTCGTCGGTCAGGAGCGCCATCACGCCGTCGAGATCCTCGCGGTTGAAGGCATCGGTGAAGGCGAGCACGCGCGCTTCGAGCTCGGCGCGGGTCGGGGCGGGTATGGGCACGATCGATCTCCTCGCGAAGGGCGGCATCGCCCGCACGGCGCGCCGCAGTCGCGGCATCGTTGGCTCACTCGCCGACGAGATGCAAGACGAGCTCGCGCACGTGCGCCGCCGCGCGGTGCTCGAACACGTACACCGCCTGCCACGTCCCGAGGGCGAGCGCGCCGTCGACGACCGGAACGGAGAGCTGCGCCGCGGTGAGCGCGGCGCGGATGTGCGCCGGCATGTCGTCGGAGCCTTCCGTCGTGTGCCGATACAACCGATCGTCCTCCGGCACGATCCTCCGCAAGAACGCCTCGAGGTCGCGTAGCACATCCGGGTCCGCGTTCTCCTGGATCACGAGCGACGCCGACGTGTGGCGGATGAAGACGGTGAGCAGGCCCTCGCGGATCTCCTGGCGCGCGACCCATCCGCGGAGCTCGGACGTGACGTCGTAGAGCCCCGCGCCACGGGTCCGGACCGGGAACCGATGCGTCGCCTGGCGCACGACGCGAGCATAGCGGCGACGTACCGCCGCCGCCATCGCCGGCGACCGCGAACGCGATGGCACGGCCCCCAGGCGCGCGCGCATCGCGGGGCCCGTGCTTCTTGCATGATCGCCTTGCGTGATCGCATTGACACGAGGCGCGGCCGGCGTGGTACACGAAGCGGGCCGCGCTGGTTCCCCGAACCCGCGGCCGTCCGAGGACCAGTCAACGTGCCGAACCCCTCCCGACGCGTCGAGGCTTCACGGATGAAGGTCGCGCGCCGCCGGCGACTCTTCCGTTCGCTCGCGGCGCCAATCCTCGTCGCGCTCGCCGTGGCGGCCGGCGCGGTCGCGCACGCGGCCACCATCGAGACCGACAAGGACGACTACGCGCCGGGCGACACGGTGGTGATCTTCGGATCGGGCTGGGAGCCCTGGGAGACCGTCGAGCTCCTGCTGCAGCAGACGCCGGGCGATTTCGACGACGTCGTCTTCATCACGGTCGCGAACGGCGACGGCGACGTGTTCGACGACTCGTTCGCCGTCGAGTGGCGCCATTTCCACGCGAGCTTCCTCCTGACCGCGACGGGGCGCGCGTCGGGCCTCGGCGCGCAGACGACCTTCACCGACGGCATCCTCTCGGACACGATCGACGCGACCGGCGACAGCATCACGCGCGGCTTCAACGCCGATAGCTGCAGCTACGGCGACCAGGTCGATCGCAACTGGGCGACCGGCGACGACCACGGCACGAGCTGGTGCACGTCGGGCGGCGACGGAACGTTCAGCCACGCCGAGCGCCTCGAGTGCGCGAAGCCGGGCCAGATCGTGAACCTGAACGACGGCGAGAGCGGCGCCACGATGCGCGGCGACTTCCAGGCCCAGGCGACGGCGGCGCGCGCCAACATGAGCGGTCAGCCGGCCCCGCGCTACGTGACCGTCCTCATGGGCCACAACGACGCCTGCACCAACACCGAGGACAAGACCGGCAACGGCTGCGGCGGCGACCAGAATCCCGACAACTACTGCCGCACCACCAACGCCGCCTTCGAGCGCGAGCTGCGCGACGGTCTCGACCAACTGATCCAGGTTCCGTCGTCGCGCATCCTCGTCTCCGCCCTCGTCCGCATCTCGGAGCTCTGCAACTTCGGCTCGAAGAACAGCTGCGGGCTCGGCTTCGGCACCAACTGCAGCTTCTTCTGGCAGAACCTGACGACCATCTTCGGCGCCGGCGGCGTCTGCCACTCGCTCACGGCCGACTGCTCGAACGCGCGCCGCATCGACATGTACGACACGACCGTCGCCTACAACGCGATCCTCGCGGCGGTGACGGCGGAGTACGCGGCCATCCCGGCGGGC of Deltaproteobacteria bacterium contains these proteins:
- a CDS encoding proteasome accessory factor PafA2 family protein, coding for MTAVVRRPAARRPIVCGADVELGNFVVGLDDAPGLAGARLAARLLLHAIPGPYARPTDPLGWQRGWDPQDAGRKFLRTNGGCFYIDLDHLEACVPEIRSAWDHVAAWHAMLRIAAAARADAEALLPDGCTLQLLANNSDGRGNAYGSHVSFLVSRRLWNDLFERKLHQLLVLASFLASSVVVTGAGKVGAENGRPPVDYQLSQRADFFESLVGPQTTYRRPLVNSRDEPLCGTTGPHAASLARLHCIFFDATLCHGSTLLKIGTMQLLLGMLEQGRVRTDLVLEDPVAATVRWSHDPTLVARARLLDGRRLTAAELQLAFLDAAEQAAAAGDYEGVVPRAAEILALWRDTLERLRAGDVASLAPRLDWVLKRELLTGAMARRPGLGWTDPGVKHLDHLYASLDPADGLYLACERGGAVERFADEAAIARFVRQPPPDTRAFGRALLQRLGGRAVADVDWDRIAIVRAGPDGVPVTRTVHLDDPLGFTRHALGLMHAELGFARDARSFPRTALRPPSAGADSLDELLDALDATTSAWPDASSPLPPEASATGASEPAGATGARGDSHEHA
- a CDS encoding proteasome accessory factor PafA2 family protein; protein product: MSEAARILGVETEYAVVGGGDDMEHLAIVEGLMRHARRRLAHLPDELGRGIFLASGGRFYLDCGAHPEMTTPECGDPWSLVGEVRAGERTMLELAGEWSTRLRGGRVLVLRTNVDLSGSQATWGTHENYGHRAATNLAPAIVPHLVSRVVFTGAGGFDNLSHGIDFTLSPRTPHLVQEVSDDSTGRRGIFHDKQEHLARTHRRLHLLCGESLCSDLALWLRTGTTALVVALAEGGVQPGAAVTLRNPVAAMRYFARDPTCRATAPAAHGGSLTALDVQRHYLALAEAHAGAPFMPPWTEAVCRAWRNVLDRLAHGPDAVATRLDWAVKLALFRAHARRRGVAWETLAAWSPIVAQLGTALARADRREPLTSRLVLGPESPIAAEVARLGPIVTGMGLSWKEIEAVLALRLELFELDARFGQLGEGGIFAQLDTAGTLDHRVEPAPGAPPIPRAALRAALVRELAGNGTRYSCTWSGIWDSDTDRYVDLDDPFEVRNEWIGWRPNGPGVPPERFLRGRERRAADPIALSIRALELRKRHQLPQAERALRRAIALEDEQVPADSPKRPHRRNNLALVLLRAEKLDEARAANAEAWRLKTPPHDVTSGRILFTRVALLLLAGERAVRLHLGQLKTLLAPGTLACLGDVTTIWDVPDVLAFLAERLASDEAALLAAIAETLNAPAEVAALDAHARWAAADATPLTAPWPSP
- a CDS encoding VOC family protein, which encodes MAEPVAGWDPDAPRRLTRRGAERTTAAMSVVALAGMNHLSFPVRDLERSVRFYRDVLGLAPIPRPDLPIPGAWLGGNGIQVHLIVPPEGVPLGAPPPSLNPLGGHVAFSIDDYDAAAAALRAAGIETLAAGSEVGQLWIRDPDGHLIELIRGDVRR
- a CDS encoding glutathione S-transferase N-terminal domain-containing protein — its product is MELPRLLDVATSMFSSVSRLGAGVQARRPARRPAQPLELYEFEGCPYCRKVRDALTELDLGAVIYPCPPGGAVHRQRAIALGGKARFPFLVDPNNGKRLYESDDIVAYLFATYGGREPGILLRGPLATASSKLASAFRPIFGTKARPSHQPAHPLELWSFEASPFCRIARETLSELELPYVLHNVGKDGEARPEFVARSGKMMVPYLVDPNTGRAMFESAEIRRYLNETYGA
- a CDS encoding D-alanyl-D-alanine carboxypeptidase, with the translated sequence MRSRWLVAVVVVLAVAAVSEAKTPPVQRKTVPAAAPAPASPTSGFHPEAPYTAALLLDRDSGQVLFAKNEHLRWPPASMTKMMTVLLALEQVRAHALRLDDPIIASAWASKIGGSQVYLAEGEQFTLGDLLGSIMIASANDASVAVSERIAGSTDAFVAMMNERAKELGMADTEFHSVHGLPPGKGQLPDLMSAADLAILGRALAAYPEAMEWAKTSEAPFRGGALQMRNTNHLVRTYPGADGLKTGFYDAAGFEVTATATRDDLRLMAVVLGVPTKKGCFDEAAKLLTSGFNGWKAIVAAKSGATVGGPITVTRGKIPQVTGVASGDLRLVLPRSEAQGAKVEVKVPAEIAAPVKKGQVVGEVVVTRAGRQLGRVDVVASSDVESTSWLSGWY
- the arsC gene encoding arsenate reductase (glutaredoxin) (This arsenate reductase requires both glutathione and glutaredoxin to convert arsenate to arsenite, after which the efflux transporter formed by ArsA and ArsB can extrude the arsenite from the cell, providing resistance.), whose translation is MARYEILHNPRCTKSRETLARLTDAGVTPTIVEYLKDPPTARRLDEILRLLGFDDPRALMRTKEPIYAELGLAKVADPKKLVAAMAAHPVLIERPIVIKDGKRAVLGRPPESVDALL
- a CDS encoding amidase, with the translated sequence MNRTTEIGDRDATGQAEAVRRREVSPRELVDEAIRRIERLNPRLNAVIHEHFARARTEADGPLPDGPFRGVPFLLKDLGGGTRAGDPIHWGTRFLKDAGYRAPVTSYLVEKFMKAGLVIVGRTNVPELGAWTTTEPEAYGPTRNPWNPEHSSGGSSGGAAAAVASRMVAAAHASDGGGSIRIPASECGLVGLKPSRGRISMGPAIGEMWAGMAFELAVTRSIRDAAGLLDAVAGAMPGDPYVAELPLRPYAQEVGAPTGTLRVGLMPAIATAPVHADCAAAVERAGRLLADFGHHVEVAHPQALEDPAVNGAVIRVIATSQAHAIDHFGALLGRPLGAADMDCDNWAITEMGRKVSGPQYLAALAVLHEWNRRMASFWSGGFDLLVTPTIPVPPPRLGEQTPDPSAPLSAWARAGVMVAFTAPFNVTGQPAMSLPLHWSDAGLPIGVQFVAGFGREDVLIRVGAQLEAAACWAERRPPISA
- a CDS encoding DUF2804 domain-containing protein, which produces MAARLVAPDGRVRLGVFSEPIDEVNHRDFVLRDPFGKSRGRLARHFGFHQFQFLGGLSEKLVFGCAIIDTRWFGTAFVYCWDPTTRRRVEHGVKRPFGLGLRAVATPEVGTMSFEAGGTRIAMHADASPRARRLEVAGGPITIDATFSEETPPMEPMRICTRAGPTGWVYARKTAGLGMRGTLRTADATWDLGAIDVYGHHDWSAGFMRPETFWNWGCLAGRTADGRIAGLNVSCGVNETSATENCFWLDGRLHKIDTVAFDYDPRDLMRPWRLGSADGRVDLAFAPEGMHVERVNALVLATNFHQLFGRFTGTLVTAAGDRVAIANMLGFCEDHYAKW
- a CDS encoding nuclear transport factor 2 family protein, translated to MPPFARRSIVPIPAPTRAELEARVLAFTDAFNREDLDGVMALLTDDAVYDQLNGVRAVGKAAIREAFVPQFRGDYGTMRFLTEDCFVDAPAGKAMIRWVCTLERDGLKRGWRGLDLLHFEGPLVKEKHTYAKADVPQLGPLD
- a CDS encoding YjbQ family protein encodes the protein MAAAVRRRYARVVRQATHRFPVRTRGAGLYDVTSELRGWVARQEIREGLLTVFIRHTSASLVIQENADPDVLRDLEAFLRRIVPEDDRLYRHTTEGSDDMPAHIRAALTAAQLSVPVVDGALALGTWQAVYVFEHRAAAHVRELVLHLVGE